A genomic region of Zalophus californianus isolate mZalCal1 chromosome 1, mZalCal1.pri.v2, whole genome shotgun sequence contains the following coding sequences:
- the NBEAL2 gene encoding neurobeachin-like protein 2 isoform X7 — translation METRRSTPCKTLSPEGPGLPAAVAEGLRGCLREKHLTVISGATQAGGGRRGGTAAAAGRTACPGRAAGRGGPGASLAAAQALHHSLQLKGAPASQEGRGLLLENVALHALLLCEGLFDPYQTWRRQHSGEVISSKEKSKYKFPPAALPCEFSAFFRESLRDADGLPPMLLLCLVHLFGAVLAGGKENGQMAVSAGSVQGLLGVVRGWDHGPAQDPRLVPLTLEALVGAVHVLHASRTPPRGPELRTLLEGYFHILNADWPAGPSPGPEEALVTLRVSMLDAIPRMLACEDRPVLQATFLSNNCFEHLTRLIQNSKLYLQARAPPEGDSDLATRLLTEPDVQKVLDQDTDAIAVHVVRVLTCIMSGSPSAKEVFKERIGYPHLHEVLQSHGPPTHRLLQELLNMAVEGDHGRCPPPPVVNEQPVLLLVQWLPALPTAELRLFLAQRLRRLCDSCPASRRTCVQAGLVGHLLHTLSTGSALGTHCQEQLLALLQALGRVSLRPSELRCLLRPPPALDSGHAGTEAQKARHAGAVLRALSGMARCQGPARALHYFDLTPSMAGIMVPPVQRWPGPGFTFHAWLCLHPTAAAPSPAPSRPLQRKQLYSFFASSGSGFEAFFTAAGTLVVAVCTRKEYLTMSLPEVSFADSAWHCVAIVHVPGRRPFSQNLVHVYKDGQLVKTAPLRCPSLSEPFSSCCIGSAGHRTTTTTTGLPTPPVPAALAPTHPSLSRSQSVPATAGLGWGSGLVAPLQEGSISSTLAGTQDTRWGSPTSLEGELGAVAIFHEALPAAALRTLFTLGPKEMAPFKPEGELHELSTKLLLHYSPQACRNNICLDLSPGHGLDGRLTGHRVETWDVKDVVTCVGGMAALLPLLERVASQPQEAEAGPAETHDLVGPELTSGHNTQGLLLPLGKSSEVRMERNAVAAFLLMLRNFLEGHAGNQESLVQCQGPAIIGALLRKVPSWAMDMNVLMSAQLLMEQVAAEGSGPLLYLLYQHVLFSFHLWSPSDFAVRLGHIQYMSSIVREHRQKLRKKYGVQFILDALRTHYSPPREHPLAADDVRTVQTSLLGLVREFLARNSATEDMQVVLSFLAAAADDGQVAGVLDLLLALLQGSPAQESLAIFLVEQGNLEVLLALLVRPRALPQVPDRVCKILRKLQQNERLPERSRQHLRLREYSLQGLVACLPEGAASPQLCQGLYKLFLGADCLNLSDLLAVVQLSLQADLSIRLDICRQLFHLIYGQPDIVRLLARQAGWQDVLTRLYVLEAAPAGSPLPFSPEPPTSPEPALGQPPTESPETSDVFLPSETPSPDPDAFYHALSPFCTPFDLGLERASVGSCNTAGGGSGSGTLTPASQPGTPSPLDGPRPFPVAHGRHSSSLSNVLEDGSLPEPAVSGDDTSNTSNPQQTSEEELCNLLTNVLFSVTWRGVEGSDEAAWRERGQVFSVLTQLGASATLVRPPDCIKRSLLEMMLESALTDIKEAPVGVLASLTQQALWLLRLLQDFLCAEGHGNQELWSEKLFEGVCSLLDRLGAWPHLANGTADLREMAQIGLRLVLGYILLEDPQLHAQAYVKLHSLLQTTVTMRREEACYVLSKLESALARALNTSPPKTTSEDREPPNAAAAAAERCSWLVPLVRTLLDRAYGPLGLQWGLPSLPPTNGSPTFFEDFQAFCATPEWRHFIDKQVQPTMSQFEMDTYAKSHDLMSGFWNACYDTLMSSGQRRQRERAHSRRAFQDLVLEPAQRRGRLEGLRYAAALKQQAAQHSTALLHWGALWRQLSSPCGAWALRDPPVPRWKLSSAETYSRMRLKLVPNHHFNPHLEASALRDNLGEAPLTPAEEASLPLAVTKEAKVSTLPEELQEDQLGEDELAALEKAMQAAELDEQHEKLVLSAECQLVTVVAVIPGLLEITTQHVYFYDGSVERMETEEGIGHDFRRPLAQLREVHLRRFNLRRSALELFFIDQANYFLNFPCKVGGTVASSPYQAPRPQPCPIPPHTQVRNQAYSLLLRLRPPSQGYLSSRSPQEMLRASGLTQKWVQREISNFEYLMQLNTIAGRTYNDLSQYPVFPWVLQDYVSPTLDLSNPAVFRDLSKPIGVVNPKHAQLVREKYESFEDPAGTIDKFHYGTHYSNAAGVMHYLIRVEPFTSLHVQLQSGRFDCSDRQFHSVAAAWQARLESPADVKELIPEFFYFPDFLENQNGFDLGCLQLTNEKVDDVVLPPWASSPEDFIQQHRQALESEYVSAHLHEWIDLIFGYKQRGPAAEEALNVFYYCTYEGAVDLDHVVDERERKALEGIISNFGQTPCQLLKEPHPARLSAEEAAQRLARLDTNSPSIFQHLDQLKAFFAEVISDGVPLVLALVPHRQSHSFTIQGTSDLLVTVSASGLLGIHSWLPYDRNINNYFSFSKDATMGNPKMQRLLSGPWVPDRGVSGQALAVAPDGKLLFSGGHWDGSLRVTALPRGKLLKQLNRHLDVVTCLALDTCGIYLISGSRDTTCMVWRLLQEGGLSVGLASKPVQVLYGHEAAVSCVAISTELDMAVSGSDDGTVIIHTVRRGQFVAALQPPGATLPGPVSHLALGSEGQIVVQSSAWERVGAQVTYSLHLYSVNGKLRASVPLVEQPTALAVTEDFVLLGTAQCALHILHLNKLLPAAPPLPMKVPIRSVAVTKERSHVLVGLEDGKLIVVGAGQPSEARSSQFARKLWRSSRRISQVSSGETEYNPGEAR, via the exons ATGGAGACCAGAAGGTCCACCCCTTGCAAGACCCTGTCCCCAG AAGGACCTGGGCTACCTGCAGCAGTGGCTGAAGGCCTTCGTGGGTGCCTTCGAGAAAAGCATCTCACTGTCATTTCTGGAGCCACGCAG GCCGGAGGAGGCAGGCGCGGAGGTACCGCTGCTGCCGCTGGACGCACTGCATGTCCTGGCCGAGCAGCTGGACGAGGGGGACCTGGAGCAAGCCTTGCTGCTGCTCAAGCTCTTCATCATTCTCTGCAG CTGAAAGGAGCCCCAGCATCGCAGGAGGGCCGTGGGCTGCTGCTGGAAAACGTGGCCCTGCACGCCCTGCTCCTCTGCGAGGGCCTCTTTGACCCCTACCAGACCTGGAGGCGCCAGCACAGTGG ggaagtCATCAGTTCCAAGGAGAAGAGCAAATACAAGTTCCCACCAGCTGCTTTGCCCTGTGAATTCAGCGCCTTCTTCCGAG AGAGCCTGCGGGATGCTGATGGCCTCCCTCCCATGCTGTTGCTGTGTCTCGTCCACCTCTTTGGTGCCGTCCTTGCAGGAGGGAAG GAGAACGGGCAGATGGCCGTGAGCGCTGGCTCCGTGCAGGGCCTGTTGGGTGTGGTACGGGGCTGGGACCATGGGCCGGCCCAGGACCCCCGCCTAGTGCCGCTGACGCTGGAGGCGCTCGTGGGGGCCGTACATGTCCTGCATGCCAGCCGCACGCCCCCTCGTGGGCCAGAGCTCCGCACCCTGCTTGAGGGCTACTTCCACATCCTTAATGCCGACTGGCCGGCGGGTCCAAGCCCAGGCCCTGAAGAGGCCCTTGTCACCCTACGGGTCAGCATGCTCG ACGCCATCCCCAGGATGCTGGCGTGTGAGGACCGGCCGGTGCTGCAGGCCACCTTCCTCAGCAACAATTGCTTTGAACACCTTACTCGCCTCATCCAGAACAGCAAG ctGTACCTGCAGGCCCGGGCGCCCCCTGAGGGGGACAGTGACCTGGCTACCCGGTTACTGACCGAGCCCGATGTCCAGAAG gtCCTGGACCAGGACACAGATGCCATCGCAGTGCACGTGGTCCGAGTGCTGACCTGCATCATGAGCGGCTCCCCCTCGGCCAAG GAGGTGTTTAAGGAGCGCATCGGCTACCCTCACCTGCACGAGGTTCTGCAGAGCCACGGCCCCCCCACCCACCGGCTGCTGCAGGAGCTGCTCAACATG GCTGTGGAGGGCGACCACGGCAGATGTCCACCGCCACCGGTCGTCAACGAGCAGCCCGTGCTGCTGCTGGTGCAGTGGCTCCCGGCCCTGCCCACGGCGGAGCTGCGCCTCTTCCTCGCCCAGCGCCTCCGGCGGCTCTGCGACAGCTGCCCGGCCAGCCGGCGCACGTGTGTGCAGGCGGGGCTGGTGGGCCACCTGCTGCACACGCTCAGCACGGGGAGCGCCTTGGGGACCCACTGCCAGGAGCAGCTGTTGGCGCTGCTGCAAGCCTTGGGCCGAGTGTCCCTAAGGCCCTCGGAGCTGCGTTGCCTGCTGCGCCCCCCACCGGCGCTGGACTCGGGGCACGCCgggactgaggcccagaaggcCAGACACGCTGGGGCCGTCCTCCGTGCGTTGTCGGGCATGGCCCGGTGCCAGGGCCCCGCGCGAGCCCTACACTACTTTGACCTCACGCCCAGCATGGCGGGGATCATGGTACCCCCCGTGCAGCGCTGGCCGGGACCCGGCTTCACCTTCCACGCCTGGCTCTGTCTGCACCCCACGGCTGCggcccccagcccggccccctCCCGGCCCCTCCAGCGGAAGCAGCTGTACAG CTTCTTCGCCAGCAGCGGCTCAGGGTTCGAGGCCTTCTTCACGGCAGCTGGGACGCTGGTGGTGGCCGTGTGCACCCGGAAGGAGTACTTGACCATGAGCTTGCCGGAAGTGTCCTTTGCCGACTCCGCCTGG CACTGCGTGGCCATCGTCCATGTGCCTGGGCGCCGGCCCTTCAGCCAAAACCTGGTCCATGTCTACAAAGACGGCCAGCTGGTCAAGACGGCACCCCTTCGCTGCCCCTCCCTCAGTGAG CCTTTCTCCTCCTGCTGCATCGGCTCTGCTGGGCACCGCACAACGACCACCACCACGGGGCTGCCTACGCCACCAGTCCCTGCTGCCCTGGCTCCCACTCACCCCTCCCTTTCCCGCTCGCAGTCGGTCCCGGCCACCGCAGGGCTTGGCTGGGGGTCCGGGCTGGTGGCCCCCCTGCAGGAGGGCAGCATCAGCTCCACCCTTGCAGGCACACAGGACACCCGGTGGGGCAGCCCCACGTCCCTGGAGGGTGAGCTGGGGGCCGTGGCCATCTTTCACGAAGCGCTGCCTGCGGCGGCCCTGCGAACCCTGTTCACCTTGG GGCCCAAGGAGATGGCACCCTTCAAGCCCGAGGGTGAGCTGCACGAGCTTAGCACCAAGCTGCTCCTCCATTACTCACCTCAG gcctgcaGGAACAACATCTGCCTGGACCTGTCCCCCGGCCACGGGCTGGATGGCCGCCTGACGGGCCACAGGGTGGAGACCTGGGATGTGAAG GATGTGGTGACTTGTGTGGGAGGCATGGctgccctgctgcccctgctggaGCGAGTGGCCTCACAGCCCCAAGAGGCCGAGGCAGGTCCAGCTGAGACACATGACCTCGTGGGGCCCGAGCTGACCTCTGGCCACAATAcccagggcctgcttctcccactgggCAAGTCCTCAG AGGTGCGCATGGAGAGGAACGCCGTGGCTGCCTTCCTGCTGATGCTGCGGAACTTCCTGGAGGGCCATGCGGGGAACCAGGAGAGCCTGGTGCAGTGCCAGGGGCCGGCCATCATCGGAGCCCTCCTGCGCAAG GTCCCCAGCTGGGCCATGGACATGAACGTGCTCATGTCTGCCCAGCTGCTGATGGAGCAGGTAGCAGCCGAGGGCAGCGGGCCCCTCCTGTACCTGCTCTACCAGCATGTGCTCTTCAGCTTCCACCTCTGGAGCCCTAGTGACTTTGCTGTGCGCCTTG GCCACATCCAGTACATGTCTAGCATAGTCCGGGAGCACAGACAGAAGCTGCGGAAAAAGTACGGGGTTCAGTTCATCCTGGATGCGCTGCGCACCCATTACAG CCCTCCGCGGGAGCACCCCCTAGCGGCCGACGACGTGCGCACAGTGCAGACTTCACTGCTCGGCCTGGTGCGGGAGTTCCTGGCTCGGAACTCGGCCACCGAGGACATGCAGGTGGTGCTTAGCTTTCTGGCGGCGGCAGCTGATGATGGCCAG GTGGCAGGTGTGCTGGACCTGCTGCTGGCACTGCTGCAGGGTTCACCAGCACAGGAGTCTCTCGCCATCTTCCTGGTGGAGCAGGGGAACCTTGAGGTGCTGCTGGCTCTGCTGGTGCGGCCCAGGGCACTGCCCCAGGTGCCCGACCGAGTCTGCAAG ATCCTGCGCAAACTGCAGCAGAACGAGCGCTTACCTGAGCGGAGCCGTCAGCACCTCCGGCTGCGAGAGTATAGTCTCCAGGGGCTCGTTGCCTGCCTGCCGGAGGGCGCTGCTTCCCCCCAGCTCTGCCAGGGCCTCTACAAGCTATTCCTGGGGGCAG ATTGCCTGAATCTCTCAGATCTGTTGGCCGTGGTGCAGCTGTCCCTCCAGGCTGACCTCAGCATCCGCCTGGACATTTGTCGCCAG CTCTTTCACCTCATCTACGGACAGCCAGACATAGTGCGGCTACTGGCCCGACAGGCTGGCTGGCAGGACGTGCTGACCCGGCTGTACGTCCTGGAGGCGGCCCCAGCCGGCAgtcccctgcccttctccccagagccacccacctccccagagccagccttAGGCCAGCCGCCCACCGAGTCACCTGAGACTTCGGACGTCTTCCTGCCCTCGGAGACTCCCAGCCCCGACCCTGATGCCTTTTACCATGCTCTCTCCCCATTTTGTACACCCTTTGACCTGGGCCTGGAACGGGCCAGCGTGGGTTCGTGTAACACGGCCGGCGGTGGCAGCGGCAGCGGGACTCTTACTCCGGCCAGCCAGCCCGGCACCCCTTCCCCGCTGGATGGGCCCCGGCCCTTCCCTGTGGCCCACGGCCGCCACAGCTCCAGTCTCTCCAACGTGCTGGAGGACGGCAGCCTCCCGGAGCCCGCCGTCAGTGGGGACGATACCTCAAataccagcaaccctcag CAAACCTCTGAGGAGGAACTGTGCAACCTGCTCACCAACGTGCTGTTCTCGGTGACATGGCGCGGCGTGGAAGGCAGCGATGAAGCCGCCTGGCGGGAGCGCGGCCAGGTCTTCTCGGTGCTCACCCAGTTGGGGGCCTCAGCCACACTTGTGCGCCCGCCAGACTGCATCAAGCGCAG CCTCCTGGAGATGATGCTGGAGTCAGCCCTGACCGACATCAAAGAGGCCCCTGTCGGGGTCCTGGCCAGCCTCACCCAGCAGGCGCTCTGGCTTCTGCGCCTGCTGCAGGACTTCTTGTGTGCGGAGGGCCACGGTAACCAGGAGCTGTGGAGTGAGAAG CTCTTTGAAGGGGTGTGCAGTCTGCTTGACCGCCTGGGAGCCTGGCCTCACCTGGCCAACGGCACAGCGGATCTCCGCGAGATGGCCCAGATTGGCCTGCGCCTTGTGCTTGGCTACATCCTGCTGGAGGACCCACAG ctGCACGCCCAGGCCTACGTGAAACTGCACTCGCTGCTGCAGACCACAGTAACCATGCGGCGGGAGGAGGCCTGCTATGTGCTCTCCAAGCTGGAGTCGGCGCTGGCGCGCGCGCTGAACACTTCCCCACCAAAAACCACCTCCGAGGACAGGGAGCCCCCAAACGCAGCCGCTGCAGCCGCGGAACGCTGCTCGTGGCTGGTGCCCCTGGTGCGCACCCTGCTTGACCGTGCCTATGGGCCGCTGGGCCTCCAGTGGGGACTGCCTTCCCTGCCGCCCACCAACGGCAGCCCCACCTTCTTCGAGGACTTCCAGGCCTTCTGTGCCACACCTGAATGGCGCCACTTCATAGACAAGCAG GTGCAGCCGACCATGTCGCAGTTCGAGATGGACACCTACGCAAAGAGCCACGACCTCATGTCGGGCTTCTGGAATGCCTGCTACGACACGCTTATGAGTAGTGGACAGCGGCGCCAGCGGGAGCGGGCACACAGCCGGCGGGCCTTCCAG GACCTGGTGCTGGAACCTGCGCAGAGGCGGGGGCGCCTGGAGGGGCTGCGCTACGCGGCGGCCCTGAAGCAGCAGGCGGCGCAGCATTCCACCGCCCTGCTGCACTGGGGGGCGCTGTGGCGTCAGCTCTCCAGCCCCTGTGGGGCCTGGGCCCTGAG GGACCCACCTGTTCCGCGCTGGAAGCTGTCCAGTGCCGAGACATATTCGCGCATGCGTCTGAAGCTAGTGCCCAACCACCACTTCAACCCTCACCTGGAAGCGAGCGCCCTGCGTGACAACCTGG GTGAGGCCCCCCTGACCCCTGCGGAGGAGGCCTCGCTGCCTCTGGCAGTGACCAAGGAGGCCAAAGTCAGTACCCTACCAGAGGAGCTGCAGGAAGACCAGCTGGGCGAAGATGAGCTGGCTGCGCTGGAGAAAGC GATGCAGGCGGCGGAACTGGACGAGCAGCATGAGAAGCTGGTGCTTTCCGCGGAGTGCCAGCTCGTCACGGTGGTGGCTGTGATCCCGGGGCTGCTGGAGATCACCACCCAGCACGTGTACTTCTACGATGGCAGCGTCGAGCGCATGGAAACGGAGGAGG GCATTGGCCACGACTTCCGGCGCCCACTCGCCCAGCTGCGCGAGGTCCACCTGCGCCGCTTCAACCTGCGCCGCTCAGCGCTCGAGCTCTTCTTCATTGATCAGGCCAACTACTTCCTCAACTTCCCGTGCAAGGTGGGCGGGACCGTAGCCTCGTCTCCTTaccaggcccccaggccccagccctgccccatccCGCCCCATACCCAGGTGCGGAACCAGGCGTACTCGTTGCTCCTGCGCCTCCGACCCCCCAGCCAAGGCTACCTAAGCAGCCGCTCCCCCCAGGAGATGCTGCGTGCCTCTGGCCTCACCCAG aaaTGGGTTCAGCGTGAGATCTCCAACTTTGAGTACTTGATGCAACTCAACACCATTGCGGGGCGGACCTACAACGACCTGTCTCAGTACCCTGTG TTCCCCTGGGTCCTGCAGGACTACGTGTCCCCAACTTTGGACCTCAGCAACCCGGCCGTCTTCCGGGACCTGTCCAAGCCCATCGGTGTGGTGAACCCCAAGCATGCCCAGCTCGTGAGGGAGAA GTACGAGAGCTTTGAGGACCCAGCGGGCACCATCGACAAGTTCCACTATGGCACCCACTATTCCAACGCAGCAGGCGTGATGCACTACCTCATCCGCGTGGAACCCTTCACCTCCCTGCACGTCCAGCTGCAGAGTGGCCG ctttgaCTGCTCCGACCGGCAGTTCCACTCCGTGGCGGCAGCCTGGCAGGCCCGCCTGGAGAGCCCTGCCGATGTGAAGGAGCTTATCCCGGAGTTCTTCTACTTCCCCGACTTCCTGGAGAACCAGAACG GCTTCGACCTGGGCTGCCTCCAGCTGACCAACGAGAAGGTGGACGACGTGGTGCTGCCGCCGTGGGCCAGCTCCCCGGAGGACTTCATCCAGCAGCACCGCCAGGCTCTG GAGTCCGAGTATGTGTCTGCCCACCTGCACGAGTGGATTGACCTCATCTTTGGCTACAAGCAGCGGGGACCGGCTGCGGAGGAGGCGCTCAACGTCTTCTATTACTGCACCTATGAAG GGGCCGTGGACCTGGACCACGTGGTGGACGAGCGGGAACGGAAGGCTCTGGAGGGCATTATCAGTAATTTTGGGCAGACCCCCTGTCAGCTGCTGAAG GAGCCACATCCAGCTCGGCTCTCCGCCGAGGAAGCAGCCCAGCGCCTCGCGCGCCTGGACACTAACTCACCTAGCATCTTCCAGCACCTGGACCAGCTCAAGGCCTTCTTTGCGGAG GTCATCAGTGATGGCGTGCCCCTGGTGCTGGCCCTGGTCCCCCACCGGCAGTCCCACTCCTTCACCATCCAGGGCACCTCAGACCTCTTG GTGACCGTGAGTGCCAGTGGGCTGTTGGGTATCCACAGCTGGCTGCCCTACGACCGGAACATAAACAACTACTTCAGCTTCAGCAAAGACGCCACCATGGGCAACCCCAA GATGCAACGACTGCTGAGCGGCCCGTGGGTGCCGGACCGTGGCGTGAGTGGACAGGCCCTGGCAGTGGCCCCCGACGGAAAGCTGCTGTTCAGTGGTGGCCATTGGGATGGCAGCCTGCGAGTGACCGCACTACCGCGGGGCAAGCTGCTGAAACAGCTCAACCGCCACCTTG ATGTAGTGACTTGCCTGGCACTGGACACCTGTGGCATCTACCTCATCTCGGGCTCCCGGGACACCACGTGCATGGTGTGGCGGCTCCTGCAGGAG GGTGGTCTCTCGGTGGGACTGGCATCAAAGCCTGTGCAGGTGCTATACGGGCATGAGGCTGCAGTGAGCTGTGTGGCCATCAGCACTGAACTCGACATGGCTGTATCTGGATCTGAC GATGGAACTGTGATCATCCACACCGTACGCCGTGGCCAATTTGTGGCAGCACTACAGCCCCCAGGGGCCACATTACCCGGACCTGTGTCCCATCTGGCGCTGGGGTCTGAGGGCCAGATTGTGGTACAGAGCTCGGCGTGGGAGCGTGTGGGGGCTCAG GTCACCTACTCTTTGCACCTGTACTCCGTGAATGGGAAGTTACGGGCTTCAGTGCCCCTGGTAGAGCAGCCCACAGCCCTGGCGGTGACGGAGGACTTTGTTCTGCTGGGCACCGCCCAGTGTGCCCTGCACATCCTCCACCTGAACAA gctGCTTCCGGCTGCGCCTCCCCTACCCATGAAGGTGCCCATCCGTAGCGTGGCTGTGACCAAGGAGCGCAGCCACGTGCTCGTGGGCCTGGAGGACGGCAAGCTTATCGTGGTGGGCGCGGGGCAGCCCTCTGAG gcgcGCAGCAGCCAGTTCGCGCGGAAGCTGTGGCGGTCCTCCAGGCGCATCTCACAGGTGTCCTCCGGGGAGACAGAGTACAACCCAGGAGAGGCGCGCTGA